Sequence from the Fulvivirga ligni genome:
ATAGGCCTTATTCTGCCTTAAAACTCATGATCTCAGCCTCAAACTGCTCGTTAGGAATGTGGGATTTACTCTTTACTCTATTTTTGTAAGAATAAATAGTATTCACTGAGTAGCCTAAAATACCTGCTATCTTATCACTGTCAGTTATACCTAATCGGATAAGGGCAAATATTCTTAGTTCAGTATTTAACAGCTCATTAGATTCCAACTGAATTTTGCTTTCATCATCAAACAACTGGTTAAACTTCTCAACAAAGTCAGGGAATAGTTTCAAGAAAACTCTGTCAAAATTATAGTAGAGCTTTTCGCGCTCTGTCTTCAGATGAATGTTATTGATCACATACTTGATCTCATCATATTTCTTAGACATCAGCTTACGATCCACATCTTTTTTCAGCTTTTCTATTTTATTGAGGTATTCTGAATTGATGTTAAAATAATACCCAATGTATTCATCCTTAATTTTATTTGCCTCCTGCAGTTTATTCACAGTTCTCCTCAGATCTGCATTAGTCTTTTGAATGATATCATCAGCGCTTTTCAGCTTTTTATACTGCTTAGAAATTATCAATGAGAAGATTAGAACCGTAATTACCAGAATAGTGATGCCGCTAGCGTAGAAAATGAGTAGCCTTCGCTGTGACTCTACATCTGCAAGCTTAGCAGCTGTGATAACCGGGAGGACCGCCCCCACCTGCATTTTACGCTGCTTGGCTCCATAAAATTCGGCGTCAGCCACCGCCTTTTTGATTAGGTTATCCGCATCCTCCAGCTCACCCAAGCGAAAAAGAATTTCCGACAAACTAAGCATAGCTGCAGTTTCTTTCGTTGCAGCCTTTATATCAGCAATACTTGCCTGAGCCAAAAGATGAACCGCATTTAGAGTATCCTGCTTATTTAAATAAATATAACTCAGCGTTGAGCTTACAATGGCATATTCATGCAAACTGAGCTCTACAGACTTATCTGACAGCAGTTTGGTAAGATCATTTTGGGCCATATCAAACCTTCTGTTCCTCAGGTTCTTCAAGCCTTTTAAATATTGATAGGTATAGCTATTCTCCTCACTCACCATCATTGCAGAATCTACATAGGCATTACCAAACTTTCTGTACCTATCGCTGTAATAATTGTCTTTATCATAATCACTCACATCATAATAAGCGCGGGCCATGAGCGAGTAGTATTCTCTTTGCACACTGTCTTTCAGCACTTTACCTGAAACGGTGTTCAGCGTGTCGAATGTTTCTTTAAACATACCAGAAGAAAGCAGAATAAAGCCCAACTTCACTTTACCATAGCCAATTCTGGAATCATCATCTAGCAGATATCCCAAGCGAATTAGTTCTGTAGCATATCTAAAGGCAGAGTCATATTTAAAGCTTTGATATTGAGAATAAAGGGCATCGTAAATCAAAAACCTCTCTGAAGGAGAAGAGGCCGCATCCATTTGATCTCTATATTCATTGATTTGGCTATTTTTCTGATCGTCATACAAATGCTGATTGGCCAGAACGTCATAAAGCTCAGTAAGCAGCGTGTCAGGAGTAGCACTCCGCGCACTGATGGTGAGCAGCATAAGAAAGGACAATATGATTGATGTTCTAGTCAGCATTTATGAGTAGCCTAACTACAAATGTATTACTTTCAATGATTTATAAACAAAAAAGGCTGACCAAATGGCCAGCCTTGATAATTTGACTAATATTATTTTTATCTCAAATCGATAACTTCTACACCAGGATACTTAGCAGTATCGAAAGCAAAGAAAGAATCTTTTGGACTTATATTAGATTTGAAATTCTTGATTGTGTATTGGTACTGATTACCAGACTTATCAAACATAGTCCAGCTTTTCAGGTTCTTATCATTTTTAGTGATATACAGTTTAATTTTAAAGAACTGAGCATCCTTGTCATTAGGCACAAGATCTATCTCAGAAACTGCCTCTCCACCTACTGTGGTTTCACTTACAAACATATATTTGTAGCCGCTTTTATAGGCATCATAGATTTTTGAAGGTGAAATTTCGTCCTCATCGGGGCTGTAGTTATCAATATTCACCTCATTCACATCAGGAAGATAGGTCCAAACGGTAGATCCGTTATTAATCACTACCTGATCATCCATTTCAAGCTTATACATGTCACTTTTTACAGTGATCTTACCTCCAAACTCCTCATTAATACCATCCACTTTATTTACCATGGATGAAGTAATGTCTGCACTGTATGCAGGAGTCTTTTTCATTTTGGCGCTCATGGCATCAAGCACTTGCTTAGCTTTAGGATCTTGCTGTGCAAAAGCCACTATTCCAAAAAGTGAAAACATAAGGATGAAAGAAATCTTTTTCATTACAGTATGGTTATTTTTTAATTTTAAATTTCAAAACATAGCAAACAAAGGTAAAGAATTATTCACCTGGAAGCATATGAATCTTTACTTTTCCAGAGTATTAACAGTTTTACCCGTCACTAGTTCAGATCATTCAATAACTGTTCCAAACTGTATTCATCTGCTACTAAAACTTCTCTAGCCTTACTACCTTCAAACGGTCCAACTATTCCAGCGGCCTCCAATTGGTCAATTAAACGGCCTGCACGGTTATATCCAAGCTTTAATTTTCTTTGAATAAGTGAGGTACTACCCTGCTGATGCAATACAATTAATCTTGCGGCATCATCAAATAAAGCATCTCTATCCTTAAGATCAACCTCACCTACTGTAGAGGTATCGTCATCTCCTTCAAACTCTGGAAGCATGTAGGCTGACTCATATCCTCTTTGCGCACCGATGAATTCGCAGATATTTTCTACTTCAGGTGTATCTACAAATGCACACTGAAGACGAATCATATCAGAACCTTGAGAAAGCAACATATCTCCCTGTCCGATAAGCTGATCTGCACCACCAGTATCCAGAATAGTTCTTGAATCTATTTTTGAAGTTACCCTGAAAGATAAACGAGCAGGGAAGTTAGCTTTAATAATACCGGTAATTACGTTTACCGAAGGTCTCTGCGTGGCCACCACCAAGTGAATACCAATGGCACGAGCAAGCTGAGCTAATCTGGCAATTGGTGTTTCTACCTCCTTACCAGCTGTCATCATTAAATCCGCCAACTCATCTATTACTAACACAATGTATGGTAAGAATCTATGCCCCTTTTCAGGATTCAGCTTTCTACTTATAAACTTAGCATTGTATTCTTTTAAGTTCCTTGAACCTGCCTCTTTTAGCAGGTTGTAACGGTTATCCATCTCAATACACAGTGAATTCAGGGTATTTACCACCTTTTTAGTATCAGTGATAATGGCCTCCTCACTATTAGGCAGCATCGCCAGGAAGTGTCTCTCTATTTTATTAAAAAGTGTAAGCTCCACTTTCTTAGGATCCACCAGTACAAACTTGAGTTGAGATGGGTGCTTTTTGTAAAGTAACGAAGTAAGCAACACGTTCAGACCCACTGACTTACCCTGACCAGTAGCCCCTGCCATAAGTATGTGAGGCATTTTTGCCAGGTCTATAACATGCACCTCATTAGAAATGGTTTTACCAAGTGCCACAGGAAGTTCTTTGTCACTCTTCATGAACTTCTCAGTAGAAAGCACTGATTTAATGCCCACCATCTCTCGGCTCTTGTTTGGCACCTCTATACCAATAGTACCTTTACCTGGAATCGGAGCTATAATCCTGATTCCTAAAGCAGCCAATGAAAGCGCAATATCATCTTCAAGGTTTTTAATCTTAGATATTTTCACCCCGGCTTCAGGCACTATTTCATATAAGGTTACTGTAGGACCAATGGTAGCTTTAATACTGGAAATACCAATTTTAAAGTTGACAAGCGTCTCAATGATCTTATCCTTATTTTGTTCCAGCTCATCTTTAGTTACCTGAATCTGACCTGTCTCAAATTCATCTAAAAGATCTAAAGTAGGGTAGCGGTATGAACCTAAATCTAAAGTAGGGTCATAGTTTTCCTGCTGGTCAACGAAATTTTCTTTATTGTTATCCGCATCTACCACAAACTGAGGCTCTTCAGCTTCTACCTGCTTTCTTTCAGGTATGGTTACATCAAGTTCCAGCTCAGGCTTACCAGAAGGCTTAGGTCTGTTTACAGGCTTTTCCTCCAGCACCACCTCATTAACAGGAACTTCTGGCTTTTTCTCAACTTTAGCGATTACCGGCTCACTTTTCTCTTCAGCTCTGTCAGGCCAGTTATCTTGATCATCTACATAGCCATCTATGCTCTCATCGTCACCTCTGGCTGTAAGACCTTTTTCTATTTCCTCTACACCATCTTTTATCTTGCCTTTGAAGCCTAAGATAGTAGTAACATTAAAGAAGTAGATGATAAAGGCAATCAGTGAGAATATCAATAAGAGCACAGTACCCCACCCAATAAGCCCATCAAGAACTATTGAAAGTTGGTAGCCGATGCCTCCACTAAGAAAGCCCCACTCAGAAACACCTTCTGAGCTGAACACCAGATATCCTAAAAGAATGCTCAACCAAATGGTAAAAAACAAGCTAAAAACAACAGTTGAATAGATCGATACCAGTTGTTTTTTGAAAACTACTTTATAGCCGATAATGAATAATAATGGTGGAGTGAAGAAAGCGGCTAAGCCGAACCATCTAAATATAAAATAGTGTGATATATAAGCTCCAGTAGATCCCAGCCAGTTCTCAGCTTCTCTACCAGACTCTATAATACCTGTCTGGCCAATGGCTTCCACCACGCTCTGATCTGCCTTACCGGTGAATAGGTAAGAGATGAAAGCAGTAAGTAAGAATAACGAACTGATTAATAGGAAAAAGCCAAGAGTTAAGTGAAAGCGTCTATCTTTTAAAAAGCTCAACTTTAGATTAAAGTTCAGCTTTTTACCAGCACTTTTACCCTTCTCCTTCTTTTTAGACTCTTTGAATGTATTTGATTTATATGTGTTTTTGGCCATGTTATAAAAAAGACAAAGCTAATAAAAAATTAACGCCATATCCAGACAAAAAATATTTTGAATCGCTCATTAATTTCCGAGCACAGTAGGCGTAAAATCGAGGTTTAATGTATTTAAAACCTCATGAAAATGCTAAATATATTACTCAATATCAATTAATTAGCCTTTAAGATGGCCTTATTAATTCTTTTTACCAGACTAGGACCTTCGTAGATAAAACCTGTATATATCTGCACTAAAGAAGCACCTGCACTTAATTTTTCAAGCGCATCTTCCGGTGCCATAATTCCACCCACAGATATGATTGGGAAATTAGCACCAAGCTGTGCCCTTAAATATTTCAATACCTCAGTAGATCTCGCTCTTACAGGCATACCACTCAGCCCTCCTGCACCAATAGCCTGCACGGTAGCATCACTGGTTTTCAGACCTTCTCGTGAAATGGTAGTGTTAGTAGCAATAAGACCATCTAAATGTATTTCTTTTACAATACTCACTATATCATCTAGCTGACCATCAGTTAAGTCCGGCGCTATTTTTAGAAGAATAGGCTTAGGCTTATCTTTCTTTTTATTTAAATGAATAACTGATTGCAAAAGTTTAGTCAATGGTTCTTTATCCTGCAATTCCCTTAAGTTAGGTGTATTTGGAGAGCTCACATTTACAACAAAGTAATCTACAACTGGATATAATGCTTCGAAACAATATTCATAATCTTCAAAGGCTTTTTCATTAGGTGTCACCTTATTTTTACCGATGTTTCCCCCAATAACTACTGAAGATTTACGCTTCTTCAACCTTTCCACAGCGGCTATGGCGCCTTCATTGTTAAAGCCCATTCTATTGATAATGGCTTTATCTTCAGGTAGTCTGAACAAGCGAGGTTTTTCATTTCCAGCTTGTGGCTTTGGTGTTACGGTACCAATTTCAATGAAACCGAAGCCCATGCATGCCAGCTCATCTACAATTTTGGCATCTTTATCAAAACCAGCTGCTAAACCCACAGGATTTTTAAACTTAACTCCAAAAAACTCTCTTTCTAAGGCTTTATCTTCAAAATTAAACATGTTTTTCCAGGTACTCTTCATACCTGGTATGCCGCTCAGGCTTTGTAACATGCTGAAGGTAGAATGATGAATTTTCTCCGGATCTACTTTAAATAGAAGAGGTCTTATTAAAGATTTGTACACTAGATTGGATTTAAGTTAATGCGCTGCAAAGATAGCAGATTGAAAAACCTTCTCCATCATATTTATAAAAAGGAAGTCAATTTTCTAATTATTATTCAAACTGATATCTAAGCGATTATTTACATATTCGCGCTCTGTTTCAGCATGTTTAGCAGCCCTCTCTTTTACCTTACTGTTCACCTCTGCCATTACTTCTATTCGTTGCACGTTGAATCCATGCTCTTCAATTTGAAGCAAATGATCATAAGGCCCCTTATTAGAAATCAGTTTCACAAATATAGGTGCCGTTTCTATGGCTATAAATAACAATATAATGAATAGATTGGCCATATAAATAGCATTACTACGGCTGGTAAGTCTGTCTAGAGCTTCCATTCTGGCCGCAGGACCATCTAGCTTACTTTGATCCAAAGCAGTTATGTCTGTACCCATAGTAGCATCCAGCTGAGCCAGCTCGTTTGTTTTCGCCTGTATCAAAGCATTACTAGCACTCCTCAACTGCTCTAACTCTTGCTCTACTCTATCTGCATCTGCCTTTTTGATTTTATAAATAGGCCCGGGGTTTCGCTTACCAGTACCGCCTGTACCATCAGCCTCCTGCTGAGCTATTTTCCTCAGTTCATTTCTTCGGTTTTCCTTAGCCAGAATCTCCCCTTTGAGCTTCTCTATTTCCGCCGTGATCTGTTTTCTCTGCGCCGCATATCTTGACTGCACCTGACCTTCCTGGCGTGCATACAGCTCCTGCTCCATTACACTAAGCTCGCCTTTAATCTCATTTTCAAAGATTTTCATCTCCAGTGGCTTAGCGATGACCAAAGAAATAAGAAGAGCCAAAATAATCCTTGGTGTAGCCAATGCAAACTCCTTCAACGGCTTACCCTGCTTTCGCATGCTGGAGACAATGTACCTATCCAGATTGAAGATCATCATTCCCCATATAAGTCCGAATAATATAGACCACCAGACATTAGCGGTAATAGTGAAGAGCCCATAGCCTCCTGCCAGGGCAGCGAATAAGCCCGTGAAAAAGATAGTTGCTCCTATACCCACATACTTGGTGCTGTCGGTAGGGCATTTTTCGAGTAAAGTTCTATTTACTCCAGAGCAATGCCAGAAAAATATCTTAAGCTTATTCATAGCTAATCAACGAATTCGTATTGAAAATATTTCAATAGCAGCGAATAGTATGCCATGCCCCATACTGAGCCCCAAATGAAATTCGCTCATTAATTCTGTACTATACCGAACACTTTTATTGTCCGATAATAGCTAGCTTCTCGGGTGAAATTCCTGGATAACTTGTTTCAGATAATCTCGATCCAGATGTGTATAAATCTCGGTGGTAGTGATCGATTCATGCCCCAGCATTTCTTGCACCGCCCTTAGGTCTGCACCACCTTCTATTAAATGAGTGGCAAAAGAGTGCCTAAAGGTATGAGGACTGATATTTTTGGTCATCCCGATCTGCTCGGCCAAACGTTTAATGATGGTGAAGATCATCACTCTGGTAAGCTTCTTTCCTCTTCTATTTAAAAAGGCATAATTCTCATGACCATCAGCAATATTTAGATGACACCTCACCTCGCTGATATAGATATTCAAATATTTCAAGGCATCTCTACCTACCGGTACTAATCTCTCTTTATTTCCCTTACCAACAATTCTTAAAAATCCTATGTCTTCATAAATATTGGTAAGACGAAGATCTATTAGCTCTGAAACCCTTAATCCTGAACTATAAAGCACTTCCAGCATGGCCCTGTTCCTCTGACCCTCCGGAGTAGAATGATCAATGGCGCTTAACAGCTGTTCTATCTCATGGTAGCTCAGCGTATCAGGCAACTTTCGTCCTAGTTTTGGCCCCTCTATTAAAGCGGTGGGATCTTTTTCTATTATATCTTCATACATCAGGTATTTGTAGAATGCTTTTATTCCTGAAAGTATTCTGGCCTGGGAATGTGGTGTCATACCCAATCCATTGATATATTCTAAAAAGCTTTGTAAATGAGAGGTAGAAATGTCAGATGGTAACACCTTCCAATTGGACAATTCCACAAACTGTTTTAGCTTTACGATATCGTGAATATAGGCTTCTACCGAGTTAGCAGACAATGAACGCTCAAGCCTGATGTAGTTCTTAAAATGCTGTATGGCGGTATCCCAATTCATGATCAAAAAATTTCTTCTAAGGTGCATCTATTTTACTAAATGCTCCAAAAAAGAAGCATCTTTTACCTAATTGATCAAACAGTAGCACATGAAAATACTCATCATAAACGGGCCTAACCTCAATCTACTAGGCAAAAGAGAGCCCGAAGTGTATGGCAGCCAGGATTTTGAAAGTTTCTTCAGCAAACTCAAGTCTAAATTCAGTGAGTACACACTGGAGTATTATCAGTCTAATGTGGAAGGTGAGTTAGTAAATAAGCTTCATGAAGTAGGGTTTGAGTATGATGGCATTATTCTCAACGCAGGTGCTTACACTCACACCTCTATAGCCCTTTCAGATGCTATAGCTGGTATTACCACACCAGTAATAGAGGTGCACATTTCTAATATCTACGCCCGAGAAGAATTCAGACATAAAAGCATTATCAGCAAAGAGTGCATTGGTATGATTTCAGGCCTTGGTCTTGAAGGATACCTGCTTGCCTTAACTTACCTTCTCAATAAAAAGAAAACATCATGATCAGTTTCTACCCTGGGCCTTCCCGTGTAGATGAACATATACCGGCTTACGTGCAAGAGGCGTATGACAGAGGCATATTGAGCATTAACCACCGCAGTGACGCTTTCATGAAGATCTGTGCTAAAACCACGGGTTTATTAAAAGAGAGGCTGAATATTCCTGATAATTACACTATTTTCTTCACCTCATCAGCTACTGAGTGCTGGGAGATTATAGCTCAGTCAGTAATAGAAACTAACAGCTATCATTTCTACAGTGGTGCCTTTGGCGAAAAATGGTTTGAGTATACTCAGAAAATAAATCCATATGCCATTGGTTATCAGTTTGATCAGGAGCTGGAGCTAAAAACCGGGGAGCTGGACTTGAGCTCTGAAACAGGTCTTATCTGTATCACGCAAAACGAGACTTCAAATGGTACGCAGATCACTAACAATAGAATACTAAAGCTTAGAAAAAAATACCCTAACCACCTGATAGCTGTGGATGCTACCTCAAGTATGGCGGGTGTTTCTTTGCACTTTGAAAACGCAGATATTTGGTATGCCTCAGTACAGAAGTGTTTTGGTTTACCGGCAGGTCTGGGCATTATGGTATGTTCGCCAAATGCCTTGAAGAAGGCTAATGATTTGGGAGAGTCTAACCACTACAATAGCCTTACCTTCATGATAGAGAAAATGAAGGATTACCAAACTTCATACACTCCTAACGTGATGGGCATCTACCTGCTAATGAAAGTGTTAGATCAAAGAGGCCCGATTCAGAAGGTGGATAAAAAGCTGAAAAAGAGATTTGAAGCCTATTCTGAGATCATTAATAGTAGTAAAGGTCATTGTAAATGGCTCATTGAAAACGAAAATGTGAGATCCAACACGGTTTTAGTAGTTAAAGGAACTCCTGAACGCATTCAAAAAATAAAAGAGAAGGCATTACAAGAAGGCATTGTTCTTGGCAATGGGTATGGCGAAAACAAAATTGACACCTTCCGTATAGCTAACTTTCCAGCAATTAAGAAAGATGAAGTGAAGGTGCTTAAGAAATTCTTAAAGAAGCACCTTTAAGCTTATTTCTTCTTTTTCTTGCCTGAGTCTGTTTTTATCTCAGGCACTAATTCCTGCTGTGTCATTACAGAGGCCATGATTTTAGTCTTACCATCAGAAATGCCCGTCCATGTGGCTACGATTACGCCCTCATGAGCGGCTAAATCAAGACCAAAAGATTGGTCATTGCTCATATCAATGGGTTTCTCACTAACTTTTTTGTTAGTGAAGCTATTTCCACCATCTATAGAATAACCAATATATACATCAGTTGTAGTGTCATCAGAATTCCTTCTATCATAGAAAAGGACATAGATAACTCCTGTTGTAGCATCTGAAGCCACTGCCGGCATAAATTGATGCTTACCAGACTGGTCTGTATTAACAATTACAGGTACACTCCAATAATCACCTTTGTTTCTGGTAGATATGAAATAGACATCTGCATTATCCGCTCCACCTCTCATATCTGTCCATGCCATATAAAGGGAACCTCGGTATTGTGTAATACTTCTATCAACTTTCAGTACCGGAGTATTCGTCCAGTTACTCACACCATCTATTTTCAAATCGCTACCACCTACCTGATCGGTGGCTGAGATATCATTTCTTAACCAGGTCTTTCCTTTATCATAAGATCGATCCAACCATATCTTTCCTCCGTTTTTCAACCACACAGCATATACTTGATCTTCAGTACCATACGCAAGACTACTCCCTTTGATAGAGCTCTCTACTTCTGCACATTCACCCTTCACAGAAGTCACCTCCAATGGATCTGACCATTTTTTACCATTACCATCATAATATTTAACGGATGTTGTGCATTCACTATCCTTCTTCCCTTGAAGCACTGTAAGTCCTAAATCACCTTTATCCAGATGGCTTACGAAGCAGAAATCAGTTATTCCTGCAAAATTCTGGGCTCCTTCCTCCGCCCATTCCTGCCCTGGAGCTTTTGCTTTGTATGTCGTTAGCTGTTCGCCATCCTGCGATATCGCATAAAAATCACCTTTTTTATCAGCGGCTACAGTAGAGGAATTACCTGCTTTCCCCAATGAAGAACTTGACCAACTTGTGCCACCATCTTCAGTAAAATACATTTTACCACTTGATGAGGATATTATAATATTAGATGTCTCTTTCTGACTTATCGCCACACCAGAACTTACTTCGCCATCTGAGGCTGGCAATTCCACATTTTTAAACTGTGCTACTGATATGCATGGAATGGAAATGAGAATGCTAATAAAGAATCGCTTCATTGTTAGGGGTGATTGATTTTTTGGTAAATATAAAGTGAACTTAAGCAAAATGCACTTGTTAACAAATTAAAGAAAAAGCACATCACTTAAATTCATAGGTAATGTGAACGTATTTTAGGCCTACACATATTTATGGGACACGACCACGGACATCATCACCATCATCATCATGGCACTGGCAATATTAAAACCGCCTTTTTCCTGAATCTGGGATTCACCATCCTGGAATTGGTAGGTGGAATACTGACCAATAGTGTAGCCATACTATCAGACGCGTTGCATGATCTGGGAGACAGCTTGAGCTTAGGTCTATCGTGGTATTTCCAAAACTTATCTTCAAAAGGCCGGGATAAGA
This genomic interval carries:
- a CDS encoding DUF6377 domain-containing protein, with protein sequence MLTRTSIILSFLMLLTISARSATPDTLLTELYDVLANQHLYDDQKNSQINEYRDQMDAASSPSERFLIYDALYSQYQSFKYDSAFRYATELIRLGYLLDDDSRIGYGKVKLGFILLSSGMFKETFDTLNTVSGKVLKDSVQREYYSLMARAYYDVSDYDKDNYYSDRYRKFGNAYVDSAMMVSEENSYTYQYLKGLKNLRNRRFDMAQNDLTKLLSDKSVELSLHEYAIVSSTLSYIYLNKQDTLNAVHLLAQASIADIKAATKETAAMLSLSEILFRLGELEDADNLIKKAVADAEFYGAKQRKMQVGAVLPVITAAKLADVESQRRLLIFYASGITILVITVLIFSLIISKQYKKLKSADDIIQKTNADLRRTVNKLQEANKIKDEYIGYYFNINSEYLNKIEKLKKDVDRKLMSKKYDEIKYVINNIHLKTEREKLYYNFDRVFLKLFPDFVEKFNQLFDDESKIQLESNELLNTELRIFALIRLGITDSDKIAGILGYSVNTIYSYKNRVKSKSHIPNEQFEAEIMSFKAE
- a CDS encoding LolA family protein; translated protein: MKKISFILMFSLFGIVAFAQQDPKAKQVLDAMSAKMKKTPAYSADITSSMVNKVDGINEEFGGKITVKSDMYKLEMDDQVVINNGSTVWTYLPDVNEVNIDNYSPDEDEISPSKIYDAYKSGYKYMFVSETTVGGEAVSEIDLVPNDKDAQFFKIKLYITKNDKNLKSWTMFDKSGNQYQYTIKNFKSNISPKDSFFAFDTAKYPGVEVIDLR
- a CDS encoding FtsK/SpoIIIE family DNA translocase, whose protein sequence is MAKNTYKSNTFKESKKKEKGKSAGKKLNFNLKLSFLKDRRFHLTLGFFLLISSLFLLTAFISYLFTGKADQSVVEAIGQTGIIESGREAENWLGSTGAYISHYFIFRWFGLAAFFTPPLLFIIGYKVVFKKQLVSIYSTVVFSLFFTIWLSILLGYLVFSSEGVSEWGFLSGGIGYQLSIVLDGLIGWGTVLLLIFSLIAFIIYFFNVTTILGFKGKIKDGVEEIEKGLTARGDDESIDGYVDDQDNWPDRAEEKSEPVIAKVEKKPEVPVNEVVLEEKPVNRPKPSGKPELELDVTIPERKQVEAEEPQFVVDADNNKENFVDQQENYDPTLDLGSYRYPTLDLLDEFETGQIQVTKDELEQNKDKIIETLVNFKIGISSIKATIGPTVTLYEIVPEAGVKISKIKNLEDDIALSLAALGIRIIAPIPGKGTIGIEVPNKSREMVGIKSVLSTEKFMKSDKELPVALGKTISNEVHVIDLAKMPHILMAGATGQGKSVGLNVLLTSLLYKKHPSQLKFVLVDPKKVELTLFNKIERHFLAMLPNSEEAIITDTKKVVNTLNSLCIEMDNRYNLLKEAGSRNLKEYNAKFISRKLNPEKGHRFLPYIVLVIDELADLMMTAGKEVETPIARLAQLARAIGIHLVVATQRPSVNVITGIIKANFPARLSFRVTSKIDSRTILDTGGADQLIGQGDMLLSQGSDMIRLQCAFVDTPEVENICEFIGAQRGYESAYMLPEFEGDDDTSTVGEVDLKDRDALFDDAARLIVLHQQGSTSLIQRKLKLGYNRAGRLIDQLEAAGIVGPFEGSKAREVLVADEYSLEQLLNDLN
- a CDS encoding quinone-dependent dihydroorotate dehydrogenase; translation: MYKSLIRPLLFKVDPEKIHHSTFSMLQSLSGIPGMKSTWKNMFNFEDKALEREFFGVKFKNPVGLAAGFDKDAKIVDELACMGFGFIEIGTVTPKPQAGNEKPRLFRLPEDKAIINRMGFNNEGAIAAVERLKKRKSSVVIGGNIGKNKVTPNEKAFEDYEYCFEALYPVVDYFVVNVSSPNTPNLRELQDKEPLTKLLQSVIHLNKKKDKPKPILLKIAPDLTDGQLDDIVSIVKEIHLDGLIATNTTISREGLKTSDATVQAIGAGGLSGMPVRARSTEVLKYLRAQLGANFPIISVGGIMAPEDALEKLSAGASLVQIYTGFIYEGPSLVKRINKAILKAN
- a CDS encoding DUF4407 domain-containing protein, with product MNKLKIFFWHCSGVNRTLLEKCPTDSTKYVGIGATIFFTGLFAALAGGYGLFTITANVWWSILFGLIWGMMIFNLDRYIVSSMRKQGKPLKEFALATPRIILALLISLVIAKPLEMKIFENEIKGELSVMEQELYARQEGQVQSRYAAQRKQITAEIEKLKGEILAKENRRNELRKIAQQEADGTGGTGKRNPGPIYKIKKADADRVEQELEQLRSASNALIQAKTNELAQLDATMGTDITALDQSKLDGPAARMEALDRLTSRSNAIYMANLFIILLFIAIETAPIFVKLISNKGPYDHLLQIEEHGFNVQRIEVMAEVNSKVKERAAKHAETEREYVNNRLDISLNNN
- the xerD gene encoding site-specific tyrosine recombinase XerD; the encoded protein is MNWDTAIQHFKNYIRLERSLSANSVEAYIHDIVKLKQFVELSNWKVLPSDISTSHLQSFLEYINGLGMTPHSQARILSGIKAFYKYLMYEDIIEKDPTALIEGPKLGRKLPDTLSYHEIEQLLSAIDHSTPEGQRNRAMLEVLYSSGLRVSELIDLRLTNIYEDIGFLRIVGKGNKERLVPVGRDALKYLNIYISEVRCHLNIADGHENYAFLNRRGKKLTRVMIFTIIKRLAEQIGMTKNISPHTFRHSFATHLIEGGADLRAVQEMLGHESITTTEIYTHLDRDYLKQVIQEFHPRS
- the aroQ gene encoding type II 3-dehydroquinate dehydratase, which codes for MKILIINGPNLNLLGKREPEVYGSQDFESFFSKLKSKFSEYTLEYYQSNVEGELVNKLHEVGFEYDGIILNAGAYTHTSIALSDAIAGITTPVIEVHISNIYAREEFRHKSIISKECIGMISGLGLEGYLLALTYLLNKKKTS
- a CDS encoding aminotransferase class V-fold PLP-dependent enzyme, with amino-acid sequence MISFYPGPSRVDEHIPAYVQEAYDRGILSINHRSDAFMKICAKTTGLLKERLNIPDNYTIFFTSSATECWEIIAQSVIETNSYHFYSGAFGEKWFEYTQKINPYAIGYQFDQELELKTGELDLSSETGLICITQNETSNGTQITNNRILKLRKKYPNHLIAVDATSSMAGVSLHFENADIWYASVQKCFGLPAGLGIMVCSPNALKKANDLGESNHYNSLTFMIEKMKDYQTSYTPNVMGIYLLMKVLDQRGPIQKVDKKLKKRFEAYSEIINSSKGHCKWLIENENVRSNTVLVVKGTPERIQKIKEKALQEGIVLGNGYGENKIDTFRIANFPAIKKDEVKVLKKFLKKHL
- a CDS encoding sialidase family protein, with protein sequence MKRFFISILISIPCISVAQFKNVELPASDGEVSSGVAISQKETSNIIISSSSGKMYFTEDGGTSWSSSSLGKAGNSSTVAADKKGDFYAISQDGEQLTTYKAKAPGQEWAEEGAQNFAGITDFCFVSHLDKGDLGLTVLQGKKDSECTTSVKYYDGNGKKWSDPLEVTSVKGECAEVESSIKGSSLAYGTEDQVYAVWLKNGGKIWLDRSYDKGKTWLRNDISATDQVGGSDLKIDGVSNWTNTPVLKVDRSITQYRGSLYMAWTDMRGGADNADVYFISTRNKGDYWSVPVIVNTDQSGKHQFMPAVASDATTGVIYVLFYDRRNSDDTTTDVYIGYSIDGGNSFTNKKVSEKPIDMSNDQSFGLDLAAHEGVIVATWTGISDGKTKIMASVMTQQELVPEIKTDSGKKKKK